In Lonchura striata isolate bLonStr1 chromosome 11, bLonStr1.mat, whole genome shotgun sequence, the following proteins share a genomic window:
- the KLHL25 gene encoding kelch-like protein 25, translating into MSVSVHENRKSRTSTGSMNILLFHKASHPDCVLSHLNTLRKHCMFTDVTLWAGNRSFPCHRAVLAASSRYFEAMFSNGLRESLDDEVNFHDSLHPEVLELLLDFAYSSRIIINEENAESLLEAGDMLQFHDVRDAAAEFLEKNLYPSNCLGMMLLSDAHQCRRLYELSWRMCLVNFETVHKSEDFNNLSKDTLLDLISSDELEIEDEEKVFKAVMQWVKYDLDERKAYLPELLRNVRLALLPSECLKEALACEDLIMVDERNKLVLDEAIQCKKKILQNDGVVTSLCARPRKAGHTLLILGGQTFMCDKIYQVDHKAKEIIPKADLPSPRKEFSACAIGCKVYITGGRGSENGVSKDVWVYDTVHEEWSKAAPMLIARFGHGSAELENCLYVVGGHTAVAGVFPASPSVSLKQVEKYDPTSNKWMMVAPLRDGVSNAAVVSARLKLFVFGGTSIHRDMVSKVQCYDPAENRWTIKAECPQPWRYTAAAVLGSQIFIMGGDTEFTAASAYRFDCETDQWTRIGDMTAKRMSCHALASGNKLYVVGGYFGTQRCKTLDCYDPMSDTWNCITTVPYSLIPTAFVSTWKHLPS; encoded by the coding sequence ATGTCCGTCAGCGTCCACGAGAACCGTAAATCCCGCACCAGCACCGGCTCCATGAACATCTTGCTTTTCCACAAGGCCTCCCACCCGGACTGCGTCTTGTCCCACCTGAACACCCTGCGGAAGCACTGCATGTTCACCGATGTCACCCTCTGGGCAGGGAACAGGTCGTTCCCGTGCCACcgggcagtgctggctgcctCCAGCAGGTACTTCGAGGCCATGTTCAGCAACGGCCTCCGGGAGAGCCTGGATGATGAGGTGAACTTCCATGACAGCCTCCACCCAGAGGTGCTGGAGCTACTGCTGGACTTTGCTTACTCCTCTCGGATCATTATCAACGAGGAGAATGCTGAGTCCCTCCTGGAGGCCGGGGACATGCTGCAGTTCCATGATGTCCGAGATGCAGCGGCCGAGTTCCTGGAGAAGAACCTCTACCCTTCCAACTGCCTGGGCATGATGCTGCTCTCCGATGCTCATCAGTGCCGGCGGCTCTATGAGCTCTCCTGGAGGATGTGCCTGGTCAACTTTGAGACTGTTCACAAGAGTGAGGACTTCAACAACCTCTCCAAGGACACTTTGCTGGACCTCATCTCCAGTGATGAGCTGGAAATCGAGGATGAAGAAAAGGTCTTTAAGGCTGTCATGCAGTGGGTGAAATACGATCTGGATGAGCGGAAGGCTTATCTCCCAGAACTTCTGAGGAATGTTCGTCTGGCTTTGCTTCCCTCTGAATGCCTCAAGGAAGCCTTGGCTTGCGAGGACTTGATCATGGTGGATGAAAGGAACAAGCTTGTCCTAGATGAAGCTATTCAGTGCAAGAAGAAGATCCTCCAGAATGATGGGGTGGTCACCAGCCTCTGTGCCAGGCCTCGCAAAGCTGGGCACACCTTGCTGATCCTGGGAGGACAAACCTTCATGTGTGATAAAATCTACCAAGTGGATCACAAAGCAAAGGAAATTATTCCTAAAGCAGACCTGCCGAGTCCACGGAAGGAGTTCAGTGCCTGTGCCATCGGCTGCAAAGTGTATATCACTGGAGGCAGGGGCTCAGAGAACGGGGTCTCCAAAGACGTTTGGGTTTATGACACCGTGCATGAGGAATGGTCCAAAGCTGCCCCAATGTTAATTGCTCGGTTTGGGCATGGCTCAGCCGAATTGGAAAACTGCCTGTATGTGGTTGGTGGACACACTGCAGTAGCTGGAGTCTTCCCTGCGTCTCCTTCTGTTTCGTTGAAGCAAGTAGAGAAGTATGACCCCACATCCAACAAGTGGATGATGGTGGCTCCGTTGAGAGACGGAGTGAGCAACGCTGCAGTGGTGAGTGCCAGGCTGAAGCTCTTTGTGTTCGGTGGGACCAGCATCCATCGAGACATGGTGTCCAAAGTGCAGTGCTATGATCCAGCTGAGAACCGATGGACGATCAAAGCCGAGTGTCCGCAGCCCTGGCGCTACACGGCGGCCGCTGTCCTGGGCAGCCAGATCTTCATCATGGGAGGAGACACGGAGTTCACGGCGGCCTCCGCCTACCGCTTCGACTGCGAGACGGACCAGTGGACGCGCATCGGGGACATGACAGCCAAGCGCATGTCCTGCCACGCCCTGGCCTCGGGGAATAAACTCTACGTGGTAGGAGGGTACTTTGGCACTCAGAGGTGCAAAACGCTGGACTGCTATGACCCTATGTCAGACACATGGAACTGTATCACCACGGTGCCTTACTCGCTCATCCCCACAGCTTTTGTCAGCACCTGGAAGCACTTGCCCTCGTGA